In Archocentrus centrarchus isolate MPI-CPG fArcCen1 chromosome 24, fArcCen1, whole genome shotgun sequence, one DNA window encodes the following:
- the LOC115774230 gene encoding protein Z-dependent protease inhibitor-like, giving the protein MTPSAPLLLVSLFLALLLSPASSQTPPEDLISRNADFGARLYRAVAARTDENVLLCPFTLSAALTLMLTAADGSTLEQLKGGLTLTGLDPQTLPYLFQTLRNVVLTPGAISTLQQGAAVFHDQSVQVSQSYLNLVQTKFGGTVRGVAYTTASEAVHTINRWALEQTGDQVQSFVSELDPQTQLLLAAATSYRASFSPPFNTSSTQDERFYVDSYHVVMVPMMFRADKYFLAYDASVKAGVLKLPMTDGTAMLAVLPDEGVDVTAVEEEVTAEKIQAWIRQLKKTKLEVQFPRFWLERSYSLKDALKTLDITQVFQDNADLSNMSGSKGFKLTQVYHKSIISSDESSQDISGGDTVFSSPPPRLTFNRPFIFIIYHQSTGSLLLMGRVNDPTRK; this is encoded by the exons ATGACTCCCTCAGCTCCGCTCTTATTGGTTAGCCTGTTTCTCGCCCTCCTGCTAAGCCCCGCCTCCTCTCAGACCCCCCCTGAGGATCTGATCAGCAGGAATGCAGACTTCGGAGCCCGGCTATACCGAGCGGTCGCCGCTCGCACTGATGAGAACGTCCTCCTGTGTCCGTTCACGCTGTCTGCTGCTCTGACACTGATGCTGACCGCCGCCGATGGGTCGACGCTCGAGCAGCTGAAGGGAGGACTCACACTGACCGGGCTGGACCCTCAGACGCTCCCAT ATCTGTTTCAGACTTTGAGGAACGTCGTTCTGACGCCGGGCGCCATCTCCACCCTGCAGCAGGGCGCGGCCGTCTTCCATGATCAGAGTGTCCAGGTGTCCCAGTCCTACCTGAACCTGGTTCAGACCAAGTTCGGGGGGACAGTTCGAGGCGTGGCTTACACAACGGCGTCTGAAGCCGTTCACACCATCAACCGCTGGGCCCTGGAGCAGACCGGAGACCAGGTCCAGAGTTTTGTCTCTGAATTGGACCCTCAGACCcagctgctgcttgctgctGCCACCTCCTACAGAG cGAGCTTTAGTCCGCCCTTTAACACGTCGTCCACTCAGGACGAGCGGTTCTATGTGGACAGCTACCACGTCGTCATGGTTCCCATGATGTTCAGGGCTGATAAGTACTTCCTGGCGTATGATGCTTCAGTGAAGGCCGGCGTGTTGAAGCTGCCGATGACAGACGGGACGGCCATGTTGGCTGTACTGCCCGATGAAGGCGTGGACGTCACTGCAGTGGAAGAGGAAGTGACGGCTGAGAAGATCCAGGCCTGGATCCGCCAGCTGAAGAAGAC GAAGTTGGAGGTCCAGTTTCCTCGCTTCTGGTTGGAGCGTTCATACTCTCTTAAGGATGCGCTGAAGACTCTTGACATCACTCAGGTGTTCCAGGACAACGCTGACCTCAGCAACATGAGTGGCAGTAAAGGGTTCAAACTCACACAG GTGTATCATAAGTCCATCATCTCCTCTGATGAGAGCAGCCAGGACATCAGCGGAGGAGACACAGTGTTCTCCTCACCTCCGCCTCGACTGACCTTCAACAGacccttcatcttcatcatatATCATCAGAGCACCGGCAGCCTGCTGCTCATGGGCCGGGTTAACGACCCCACCCGCAAATAA